One stretch of Castor canadensis chromosome 14, mCasCan1.hap1v2, whole genome shotgun sequence DNA includes these proteins:
- the LOC109701959 gene encoding olfactory receptor 7E24-like, with amino-acid sequence MGLSEDTELQPMLSGIFLSMYLITVLGNLLIILAVNCDPHLHTPMYFFLSKLSLVDICFISTTVPKMIVDIQTHNRIISHVGCLTKISFLIIFGCIGYMLLTVMAYDWFVAICQPLHYSVIMNPRLCAMLAFASYLLSLLDSQLHNLIVLEFVYLKDIEISSFFCEPTVILNLDCSETVAKTIITYCLGMIFAFFPILLQNCCLYSENHFISGRYKAFSTCGSHLSVVCLFYGTAIEQYLESVVSNSSRQGGCPQ; translated from the coding sequence ATGGGACTCTCAGAAGATACGGAATTACAGCCCATGCTTTCTGGAATCTTCCTGTCCATGTACCTAATCACAGTGCTCGGGAACCTTCTCATCATCTTAGCTGTCAACTGTGAcccccacctccacacccccatgtacttcttcctctccaaactGTCCTTGGTTGATATTTGCTTCATCTCCACTACAGTCCCCAAAATGATTGTGGACATCCAGACTCACAACAGAATTATCTCCCACGTAGGCTGCCTGACAAAAATATCCTTTCTTATAATCTTTGGATGTATTGGTTATATGCTActgactgtgatggcctatgactggTTTGTGGCCATCTGCCAACCCCTGCATTACTCAGTCATTATGAACCCTCGCCTCTGTGCCATGCTAGCTTTTGCATCCTACTTACTTAGCCTTTTGGACTCTCAATTGCATAATTTGATTGTGTTAGAGTTTGTTTACTTGAAGGACATTGAAATTTCAAGTTTCTTCTGTGAACCTACTGTAATCCTTAATCTTGACTGTTCTGAAACAGTTGCCAAAACCATAATCACATATTGTCTTGGTATGATATTTGCCTTTTTCCCCATCTTATTGCAAAATTGTTGCCTCTATTCTGAAAATCACTTCATTAGTGGGAGGTATAAAGCATTTTctacatgtggctcacacctctctgttgtttgtttattttatggaacagcAATTGAGCAGTACCTTGAATCAGTTGTATCAAATTCTTCCAGACAGGGTGGGTGTCCTCAATAA